AAAAAGGATTTAAGAATAATTAAGACAGAGAACAATATAAGAACCACCTTTATTCAATTGATAAACGAAAAGGACTTTAACTCCATAACTGTGCAAGATATATTGGACAGGGCTTTAATTAACCGCTCAACCTTTTATAAGCACTATACTGATAAATATAATTTAGCAGAAACAATCGCTGAGAACTTTATAGATGAGTTCAAGTCTTTAGCTAATTTTAGACTCTTAAATAGAGAAACCTTTAAAGAACTATTAAATGTTAAGAATAAGTTACTTAAAGAACTTTACGCACAAAAGATGACTATTCTTGGTTTGTGGAAGATTCACACAGAGAAGATTCATGTATATGATGATATGCAGGCAATTCTAAAACAGAGATATATTGAGCTTATAGATGCTGCGCTTAAAGAGAATAACGATAATGAATACGAATCTTATATTTGTGCTTCAATTTTATTATCAACTCTTAAATTTATTTTGGAAGGTCAGAGGGTTTACACAGTTAATGAAATAACGGACGGACTACGAAACTTTCACAATTCTTTTGTTTCTACCGCTATAAAAAATAATGAGTAGAAGGTTGGTAAGGAATTAAAGAGTTTCATTTACTCCACTAATTTTTAAGCCTTTCCAATTATCCTTTTCATTGACAATCGCAGTGAAGTAGTTAAAGTTTTGAGTGTATATAAAACTTTAGCTACTTCAGCGAAATCTTTCAAATATATATTTCCATGAAATTTCTAGAAATCAATAAAAGCACTATGGATTGATTAATTTAAATTGTTTTAGCCATGGACTCTAGGATTTTAAGAGCAACAGCCATTTCTGATATAGTTGCTGTAATTTCTTCAGTAGCAGCGGCTTGGGTTTCAGCTATTACATTTGAATCACTAATAACCGTTACAATGTCCTGTATAGATTTTCTTATCTCGAGCAAGGTTTCAGATACTTTTTTTGCAGAGGAACTACTTAGTTGAGATAGCTTTTTTATTTCCGAGGCAACAACACTAAAACCTTTTCCTGACTCACCAGCTCTTGCAGCTTCTATGGCAGCATTTAATGCCAATAAATTAGACTGTGAAGCTATATTTTGAATGGATGTGAGAATTGAAGCAGTATCATTTATTTTTTGTTCAGCGAATTCTCCAGAAGTTACTACAACTCCGATTGTATTTACCAGTCTTTGCGAACCTTCTGCAATGTCTTCTATACTTAAACTAGTTTGCTCCATAGAGGAGTGAAGATCCGTAGCCGCATTTGTAAATTCAATTATCCTCTCCATGTTTGTAGCAACAGTAATTGCTCCAAATACATTTCCTGAATCATCAACAAGAGGATAAGTTATTATCTTAAGATCAGCACCCACAGTTTTCTTATTAACAAAACCCACAAAAGTTTTTTTAGTTTTCATCACCATCAATGTAGGAGATCCTTCTTTAAGGTGATCACCTACTTTTATTGCTGCTGGAACTTTTTCATTTGGCCAAAAACCAATAATTTTTTCCTTGTCGCTAAGTGTTATAGCTACATCATCTTGCAGCACCTTCTTAAATATGGGTAAGGTTTCAATTAGCGATTGAAATATTCCTTCATTCATAATTATGACCACCTTTCAATTTAAAACACAGTTTATGCTGTGAATTTTAACATATTTTTAAACACACTGCAATTACATTATTTATTGGTGTATACATTTAATGAATACAAAGCTGCAATGGTTTTCACATATACAAAAAAACAATTTTACGGGATACGGTAAATTAAGATATAGTTAATTCATAAGAAAGAAAGGAGATAAATTATGGAAACTAAACTTACACGCCCCGTTTCAATTATTGGAACCAGCACTCTTCCACAGAGATATTTTGATGACCCTATGTATGAAGGCCTTTCCATCTATGAACTTTGGACCTGTGCCTGCCACCAGGCACTGGAGGACGCTGGTGTTAAACCTAAAGATATTGATAAAATAGTATATTCCCAAATGGCCAATTTTGTAACTTCAGGAAATACCCTAGCCATGGTAGGTACCCTAGAGGAGTGGATCGGTATGGCTGGAAAACCTATCATGCATATTGAACAGGCCTGTGCCAGCGGCTATATTGCTTTTATGGAAGCCTGCAACGCTGTTGCTTCTGGTAAATATGACATCGTTTTGTGTGCTGGTATTGAATCACCAAAGCACTTCATTCCAAGAAATCAGCCTGCACATAAGATACGTCCTATTTCTGAGTATGATGGATGGT
This DNA window, taken from Clostridium estertheticum, encodes the following:
- a CDS encoding TetR/AcrR family transcriptional regulator, which translates into the protein MEHKKDLRIIKTENNIRTTFIQLINEKDFNSITVQDILDRALINRSTFYKHYTDKYNLAETIAENFIDEFKSLANFRLLNRETFKELLNVKNKLLKELYAQKMTILGLWKIHTEKIHVYDDMQAILKQRYIELIDAALKENNDNEYESYICASILLSTLKFILEGQRVYTVNEITDGLRNFHNSFVSTAIKNNE
- a CDS encoding methyl-accepting chemotaxis protein, encoding MNEGIFQSLIETLPIFKKVLQDDVAITLSDKEKIIGFWPNEKVPAAIKVGDHLKEGSPTLMVMKTKKTFVGFVNKKTVGADLKIITYPLVDDSGNVFGAITVATNMERIIEFTNAATDLHSSMEQTSLSIEDIAEGSQRLVNTIGVVVTSGEFAEQKINDTASILTSIQNIASQSNLLALNAAIEAARAGESGKGFSVVASEIKKLSQLSSSSAKKVSETLLEIRKSIQDIVTVISDSNVIAETQAAATEEITATISEMAVALKILESMAKTI